The Phoenix dactylifera cultivar Barhee BC4 chromosome 17, palm_55x_up_171113_PBpolish2nd_filt_p, whole genome shotgun sequence genome contains a region encoding:
- the LOC103696382 gene encoding uncharacterized protein LOC103696382 isoform X2, which translates to MVAADQIRRVRSTASQVCAKLCYGLWLIFRCSMTSEGQHALVSHEEVLAFIKSTFGELQGPNHCWLNNVDGGIKSFNQHGIFLVLVNATLDYSTSRSHHECIFPIERVKLLQQRYPKLNVFALQYGSSVNSIATHTELIQTIMEEYITYPVLISEKNFAMMTNGACYLLFEGSTNRLFHLKLDEELGTLAKAIEELSVLQKESAATIQSSNFDRTRQLEVIKEPHFCSFRNLLLYYPGCLSVDEDGNRIFISDSNHHRIIIADGDGKILDCIGSYPGFEDGEFGSAKLLRPAGSFYCTAENCLYFVDSENHAIRRADMEKRMLETVYPVCVQKNTGIWSWILDKLGLAREIAQKPKEYEPDFVAFPWHLMKIGEDDLLITNRSFETSWIISVATGEIKKVLRGIPNIMEIWEHTIMEKLSLPKEIYENWSPEEGLQHSFSLEGIPHAGLVSSIANLQNYTIFSDAAGQRVLKFHRESQCISCFQFSNLGVLGLPYWLVCPLERVCSSGYSGRSWSEHLHSFNVLPGRCNIQVYVDIPLGTELATPMEESCIWRQARGSAVELSGSGDGISTEKVGVAQQWFDELDNLAFSKPELEADIQDEEVPPGRGFQDKDKVHFDCAVSISPGTGEVVVSAVLYLKVKKTQDNGEEQKNIAERILDYQKHEDRISENACTELLFKTCRDMQYMIFMKPLHLRIRLECGDHPAAETNKETITTDSMININISLD; encoded by the exons GACCAAATCATTGTTGGCTGAATAATGTAGATGGTGGCATAAAATCTTTCAATCAACATGGAATATTTTTGGTGCTTGTGAATGCAACTCTTGATTATTCTACATCACGTAGTCACCATGAATGTATCTTTCCAATTGAAAGAGTAAAATTGCTTCAACAGAG GTACCCAAAACTTAATGTTTTTGCTTTGCAATATGGAAGTTCAGTCAATTCAATTGCTACTCATACTGAGCTAATTCAAACTATCATGGAGGAGTATATTACATATCCTGTCTTGATATCAGAAAAGAATTTTGCTATG ATGACAAATGGTGCATGCTACTTGCTATttgaaggctctacaaatcgtCTGTTCCATCTTAAGCTCGATGAAGAGCTTGGAACCCTTGCAAAAG CAATAGAGGAACTCAGTGTGCTACAGAAAGAGAGTGCTGCCACCATTCAAAGCTCAAATTTTGATAGAACGAGACAGCTTGAGGTTATCAAGGAACCACATTTTTGTTCTTTCAGAAACTTGCTTCTGTACTATCCAG GGTGTTTGTCTGTGGATGAAGATGGAAATCGCATATTCATTTCTGACAGCAACCATCATCGGATCATCATAGCTGATGGCGACGGGAAAATTTTAGATTGT ATTGGTTCTTACCCTGGTTTTGAGGATGGTGAATTTGGATCTGCCAAATTATTGCGGCCTGCTGGTTCTTTCTATTGCACTGCTGAAAATTGCTTATATTTTGTGGACTCCGAG AATCATGCAATTAGAAGAGCTGATATGGAAAAAAGGATGTTGGAGACTGTATACCCTGTATGTGTACAAAAAAATACTGGTATATGGAGCTGGATCTTGGATAAACTTGGACTTGCAAGAGAAATTGCTCAGAAGCCTAAGGAATATGAGCCAGACTTCGTTGCTTTTCCTTGGCACTTGATGAAGATAGGGGAAGATGACCTCTTAATTACAAACCGCAG TTTTGAGACATCTTGGATCATAAGCGTGGCAACTGGTGAGATCAAAAAAGTTTTAAGAG GTATTCCAAATATCATGGAAATATGGGAGCACACAATAATGGAGAAATTGTCACTGCCGAAGGAGATTTATGAGAATTGGTCACCAGAAGAAGGACTTCAACATTCCTTTTCTTTAGAGGGAATTCCTCATGCTGGTTTGGTGTCATCAATTGCGAACCTTCAGAACTACACAATTTTTTCTGATGCAG CTGGTCAAAGGGTTCTGAAGTTTCATAGGGAATCACAATGCATTTCCTGCTTCCAGTTCTCAAACTTGGGGGTCCTTGGGCTACCATATTGGTTGGTATGCCCTCTTGAGAGAGTTTGTAGTAG TGGATATTCGGGCAGGTCATGGAGTGAGCATCTTCATTCCTTCAATGTGCTTCCTG GTAGGTGTAATATACAGGTTTATGTAGATATCCCACTGGGTACTGAACTGGCAACACCAATGGAGGAGAGTTGTATCTGGCGCCAAGCAAGAGGATCTGCTGTTGAACTTTCTGGATCAGGAGATGGCATAAGCACTGAGAAG GTTGGTGTTGCACAACAGTGGTTTGATGAGTTGGATAACCTTGCCTTCTCAAAACCTGAGTTGGAAGCAGACATCCAAGATGAAGAAGTACCTCCAGGTAGAGGCTTCCAAGATAAGGACAAAGTGCATTTTGATTGTGCTGTCAGCATCAGTCCTGGGACTGGTGAG GTGGTTGTTTCTGCTGTTCTCTATTTGAAGGTAAAAAAAACACAAGATAATGGGGAAGAACAGAAGAATATAGCAGAGAGGATTCTGGACTACCAGAAGCATGAAGATAGAATATCAGAGAATGCTTGCACTGAGTTGCTTTTCAAAACTTGTAGGGACATGCAATATATGATATTCATGAAACCTTTGCATCTCAGAATAAGGCTCGAGTGTGGTGATCATCCAGCTGCTGAAACGAATAAAGAGACAATCACCACTGATTCCATGATAAATATCAatatatctttagactaa
- the LOC103696382 gene encoding uncharacterized protein LOC103696382 isoform X3 — MVAADQIRRCSMTSEGQHALVSHEEVLAFIKSTFGELQGPNHCWLNNVDGGIKSFNQHGIFLVLVNATLDYSTSRSHHECIFPIERVKLLQQRYPKLNVFALQYGSSVNSIATHTELIQTIMEEYITYPVLISEKNFAMMTNGACYLLFEGSTNRLFHLKLDEELGTLAKAIEELSVLQKESAATIQSSNFDRTRQLEVIKEPHFCSFRNLLLYYPGCLSVDEDGNRIFISDSNHHRIIIADGDGKILDCIGSYPGFEDGEFGSAKLLRPAGSFYCTAENCLYFVDSENHAIRRADMEKRMLETVYPVCVQKNTGIWSWILDKLGLAREIAQKPKEYEPDFVAFPWHLMKIGEDDLLITNRSFETSWIISVATGEIKKVLRGIPNIMEIWEHTIMEKLSLPKEIYENWSPEEGLQHSFSLEGIPHAGLVSSIANLQNYTIFSDAAGQRVLKFHRESQCISCFQFSNLGVLGLPYWLVCPLERVCSSGYSGRSWSEHLHSFNVLPGRCNIQVYVDIPLGTELATPMEESCIWRQARGSAVELSGSGDGISTEKVGVAQQWFDELDNLAFSKPELEADIQDEEVPPGRGFQDKDKVHFDCAVSISPGTGEVVVSAVLYLKVKKTQDNGEEQKNIAERILDYQKHEDRISENACTELLFKTCRDMQYMIFMKPLHLRIRLECGDHPAAETNKETITTDSMININISLD; from the exons GACCAAATCATTGTTGGCTGAATAATGTAGATGGTGGCATAAAATCTTTCAATCAACATGGAATATTTTTGGTGCTTGTGAATGCAACTCTTGATTATTCTACATCACGTAGTCACCATGAATGTATCTTTCCAATTGAAAGAGTAAAATTGCTTCAACAGAG GTACCCAAAACTTAATGTTTTTGCTTTGCAATATGGAAGTTCAGTCAATTCAATTGCTACTCATACTGAGCTAATTCAAACTATCATGGAGGAGTATATTACATATCCTGTCTTGATATCAGAAAAGAATTTTGCTATG ATGACAAATGGTGCATGCTACTTGCTATttgaaggctctacaaatcgtCTGTTCCATCTTAAGCTCGATGAAGAGCTTGGAACCCTTGCAAAAG CAATAGAGGAACTCAGTGTGCTACAGAAAGAGAGTGCTGCCACCATTCAAAGCTCAAATTTTGATAGAACGAGACAGCTTGAGGTTATCAAGGAACCACATTTTTGTTCTTTCAGAAACTTGCTTCTGTACTATCCAG GGTGTTTGTCTGTGGATGAAGATGGAAATCGCATATTCATTTCTGACAGCAACCATCATCGGATCATCATAGCTGATGGCGACGGGAAAATTTTAGATTGT ATTGGTTCTTACCCTGGTTTTGAGGATGGTGAATTTGGATCTGCCAAATTATTGCGGCCTGCTGGTTCTTTCTATTGCACTGCTGAAAATTGCTTATATTTTGTGGACTCCGAG AATCATGCAATTAGAAGAGCTGATATGGAAAAAAGGATGTTGGAGACTGTATACCCTGTATGTGTACAAAAAAATACTGGTATATGGAGCTGGATCTTGGATAAACTTGGACTTGCAAGAGAAATTGCTCAGAAGCCTAAGGAATATGAGCCAGACTTCGTTGCTTTTCCTTGGCACTTGATGAAGATAGGGGAAGATGACCTCTTAATTACAAACCGCAG TTTTGAGACATCTTGGATCATAAGCGTGGCAACTGGTGAGATCAAAAAAGTTTTAAGAG GTATTCCAAATATCATGGAAATATGGGAGCACACAATAATGGAGAAATTGTCACTGCCGAAGGAGATTTATGAGAATTGGTCACCAGAAGAAGGACTTCAACATTCCTTTTCTTTAGAGGGAATTCCTCATGCTGGTTTGGTGTCATCAATTGCGAACCTTCAGAACTACACAATTTTTTCTGATGCAG CTGGTCAAAGGGTTCTGAAGTTTCATAGGGAATCACAATGCATTTCCTGCTTCCAGTTCTCAAACTTGGGGGTCCTTGGGCTACCATATTGGTTGGTATGCCCTCTTGAGAGAGTTTGTAGTAG TGGATATTCGGGCAGGTCATGGAGTGAGCATCTTCATTCCTTCAATGTGCTTCCTG GTAGGTGTAATATACAGGTTTATGTAGATATCCCACTGGGTACTGAACTGGCAACACCAATGGAGGAGAGTTGTATCTGGCGCCAAGCAAGAGGATCTGCTGTTGAACTTTCTGGATCAGGAGATGGCATAAGCACTGAGAAG GTTGGTGTTGCACAACAGTGGTTTGATGAGTTGGATAACCTTGCCTTCTCAAAACCTGAGTTGGAAGCAGACATCCAAGATGAAGAAGTACCTCCAGGTAGAGGCTTCCAAGATAAGGACAAAGTGCATTTTGATTGTGCTGTCAGCATCAGTCCTGGGACTGGTGAG GTGGTTGTTTCTGCTGTTCTCTATTTGAAGGTAAAAAAAACACAAGATAATGGGGAAGAACAGAAGAATATAGCAGAGAGGATTCTGGACTACCAGAAGCATGAAGATAGAATATCAGAGAATGCTTGCACTGAGTTGCTTTTCAAAACTTGTAGGGACATGCAATATATGATATTCATGAAACCTTTGCATCTCAGAATAAGGCTCGAGTGTGGTGATCATCCAGCTGCTGAAACGAATAAAGAGACAATCACCACTGATTCCATGATAAATATCAatatatctttagactaa
- the LOC103696382 gene encoding uncharacterized protein LOC103696382 isoform X5: MTSEGQHALVSHEEVLAFIKSTFGELQGPNHCWLNNVDGGIKSFNQHGIFLVLVNATLDYSTSRSHHECIFPIERVKLLQQRYPKLNVFALQYGSSVNSIATHTELIQTIMEEYITYPVLISEKNFAMMTNGACYLLFEGSTNRLFHLKLDEELGTLAKAIEELSVLQKESAATIQSSNFDRTRQLEVIKEPHFCSFRNLLLYYPGCLSVDEDGNRIFISDSNHHRIIIADGDGKILDCIGSYPGFEDGEFGSAKLLRPAGSFYCTAENCLYFVDSENHAIRRADMEKRMLETVYPVCVQKNTGIWSWILDKLGLAREIAQKPKEYEPDFVAFPWHLMKIGEDDLLITNRSFETSWIISVATGEIKKVLRGIPNIMEIWEHTIMEKLSLPKEIYENWSPEEGLQHSFSLEGIPHAGLVSSIANLQNYTIFSDAAGQRVLKFHRESQCISCFQFSNLGVLGLPYWLVCPLERVCSSGYSGRSWSEHLHSFNVLPGRCNIQVYVDIPLGTELATPMEESCIWRQARGSAVELSGSGDGISTEKVGVAQQWFDELDNLAFSKPELEADIQDEEVPPGRGFQDKDKVHFDCAVSISPGTGEVVVSAVLYLKVKKTQDNGEEQKNIAERILDYQKHEDRISENACTELLFKTCRDMQYMIFMKPLHLRIRLECGDHPAAETNKETITTDSMININISLD, translated from the exons GACCAAATCATTGTTGGCTGAATAATGTAGATGGTGGCATAAAATCTTTCAATCAACATGGAATATTTTTGGTGCTTGTGAATGCAACTCTTGATTATTCTACATCACGTAGTCACCATGAATGTATCTTTCCAATTGAAAGAGTAAAATTGCTTCAACAGAG GTACCCAAAACTTAATGTTTTTGCTTTGCAATATGGAAGTTCAGTCAATTCAATTGCTACTCATACTGAGCTAATTCAAACTATCATGGAGGAGTATATTACATATCCTGTCTTGATATCAGAAAAGAATTTTGCTATG ATGACAAATGGTGCATGCTACTTGCTATttgaaggctctacaaatcgtCTGTTCCATCTTAAGCTCGATGAAGAGCTTGGAACCCTTGCAAAAG CAATAGAGGAACTCAGTGTGCTACAGAAAGAGAGTGCTGCCACCATTCAAAGCTCAAATTTTGATAGAACGAGACAGCTTGAGGTTATCAAGGAACCACATTTTTGTTCTTTCAGAAACTTGCTTCTGTACTATCCAG GGTGTTTGTCTGTGGATGAAGATGGAAATCGCATATTCATTTCTGACAGCAACCATCATCGGATCATCATAGCTGATGGCGACGGGAAAATTTTAGATTGT ATTGGTTCTTACCCTGGTTTTGAGGATGGTGAATTTGGATCTGCCAAATTATTGCGGCCTGCTGGTTCTTTCTATTGCACTGCTGAAAATTGCTTATATTTTGTGGACTCCGAG AATCATGCAATTAGAAGAGCTGATATGGAAAAAAGGATGTTGGAGACTGTATACCCTGTATGTGTACAAAAAAATACTGGTATATGGAGCTGGATCTTGGATAAACTTGGACTTGCAAGAGAAATTGCTCAGAAGCCTAAGGAATATGAGCCAGACTTCGTTGCTTTTCCTTGGCACTTGATGAAGATAGGGGAAGATGACCTCTTAATTACAAACCGCAG TTTTGAGACATCTTGGATCATAAGCGTGGCAACTGGTGAGATCAAAAAAGTTTTAAGAG GTATTCCAAATATCATGGAAATATGGGAGCACACAATAATGGAGAAATTGTCACTGCCGAAGGAGATTTATGAGAATTGGTCACCAGAAGAAGGACTTCAACATTCCTTTTCTTTAGAGGGAATTCCTCATGCTGGTTTGGTGTCATCAATTGCGAACCTTCAGAACTACACAATTTTTTCTGATGCAG CTGGTCAAAGGGTTCTGAAGTTTCATAGGGAATCACAATGCATTTCCTGCTTCCAGTTCTCAAACTTGGGGGTCCTTGGGCTACCATATTGGTTGGTATGCCCTCTTGAGAGAGTTTGTAGTAG TGGATATTCGGGCAGGTCATGGAGTGAGCATCTTCATTCCTTCAATGTGCTTCCTG GTAGGTGTAATATACAGGTTTATGTAGATATCCCACTGGGTACTGAACTGGCAACACCAATGGAGGAGAGTTGTATCTGGCGCCAAGCAAGAGGATCTGCTGTTGAACTTTCTGGATCAGGAGATGGCATAAGCACTGAGAAG GTTGGTGTTGCACAACAGTGGTTTGATGAGTTGGATAACCTTGCCTTCTCAAAACCTGAGTTGGAAGCAGACATCCAAGATGAAGAAGTACCTCCAGGTAGAGGCTTCCAAGATAAGGACAAAGTGCATTTTGATTGTGCTGTCAGCATCAGTCCTGGGACTGGTGAG GTGGTTGTTTCTGCTGTTCTCTATTTGAAGGTAAAAAAAACACAAGATAATGGGGAAGAACAGAAGAATATAGCAGAGAGGATTCTGGACTACCAGAAGCATGAAGATAGAATATCAGAGAATGCTTGCACTGAGTTGCTTTTCAAAACTTGTAGGGACATGCAATATATGATATTCATGAAACCTTTGCATCTCAGAATAAGGCTCGAGTGTGGTGATCATCCAGCTGCTGAAACGAATAAAGAGACAATCACCACTGATTCCATGATAAATATCAatatatctttagactaa
- the LOC103696382 gene encoding uncharacterized protein LOC103696382 isoform X4 has protein sequence MDFGCSMTSEGQHALVSHEEVLAFIKSTFGELQGPNHCWLNNVDGGIKSFNQHGIFLVLVNATLDYSTSRSHHECIFPIERVKLLQQRYPKLNVFALQYGSSVNSIATHTELIQTIMEEYITYPVLISEKNFAMMTNGACYLLFEGSTNRLFHLKLDEELGTLAKAIEELSVLQKESAATIQSSNFDRTRQLEVIKEPHFCSFRNLLLYYPGCLSVDEDGNRIFISDSNHHRIIIADGDGKILDCIGSYPGFEDGEFGSAKLLRPAGSFYCTAENCLYFVDSENHAIRRADMEKRMLETVYPVCVQKNTGIWSWILDKLGLAREIAQKPKEYEPDFVAFPWHLMKIGEDDLLITNRSFETSWIISVATGEIKKVLRGIPNIMEIWEHTIMEKLSLPKEIYENWSPEEGLQHSFSLEGIPHAGLVSSIANLQNYTIFSDAAGQRVLKFHRESQCISCFQFSNLGVLGLPYWLVCPLERVCSSGYSGRSWSEHLHSFNVLPGRCNIQVYVDIPLGTELATPMEESCIWRQARGSAVELSGSGDGISTEKVGVAQQWFDELDNLAFSKPELEADIQDEEVPPGRGFQDKDKVHFDCAVSISPGTGEVVVSAVLYLKVKKTQDNGEEQKNIAERILDYQKHEDRISENACTELLFKTCRDMQYMIFMKPLHLRIRLECGDHPAAETNKETITTDSMININISLD, from the exons GACCAAATCATTGTTGGCTGAATAATGTAGATGGTGGCATAAAATCTTTCAATCAACATGGAATATTTTTGGTGCTTGTGAATGCAACTCTTGATTATTCTACATCACGTAGTCACCATGAATGTATCTTTCCAATTGAAAGAGTAAAATTGCTTCAACAGAG GTACCCAAAACTTAATGTTTTTGCTTTGCAATATGGAAGTTCAGTCAATTCAATTGCTACTCATACTGAGCTAATTCAAACTATCATGGAGGAGTATATTACATATCCTGTCTTGATATCAGAAAAGAATTTTGCTATG ATGACAAATGGTGCATGCTACTTGCTATttgaaggctctacaaatcgtCTGTTCCATCTTAAGCTCGATGAAGAGCTTGGAACCCTTGCAAAAG CAATAGAGGAACTCAGTGTGCTACAGAAAGAGAGTGCTGCCACCATTCAAAGCTCAAATTTTGATAGAACGAGACAGCTTGAGGTTATCAAGGAACCACATTTTTGTTCTTTCAGAAACTTGCTTCTGTACTATCCAG GGTGTTTGTCTGTGGATGAAGATGGAAATCGCATATTCATTTCTGACAGCAACCATCATCGGATCATCATAGCTGATGGCGACGGGAAAATTTTAGATTGT ATTGGTTCTTACCCTGGTTTTGAGGATGGTGAATTTGGATCTGCCAAATTATTGCGGCCTGCTGGTTCTTTCTATTGCACTGCTGAAAATTGCTTATATTTTGTGGACTCCGAG AATCATGCAATTAGAAGAGCTGATATGGAAAAAAGGATGTTGGAGACTGTATACCCTGTATGTGTACAAAAAAATACTGGTATATGGAGCTGGATCTTGGATAAACTTGGACTTGCAAGAGAAATTGCTCAGAAGCCTAAGGAATATGAGCCAGACTTCGTTGCTTTTCCTTGGCACTTGATGAAGATAGGGGAAGATGACCTCTTAATTACAAACCGCAG TTTTGAGACATCTTGGATCATAAGCGTGGCAACTGGTGAGATCAAAAAAGTTTTAAGAG GTATTCCAAATATCATGGAAATATGGGAGCACACAATAATGGAGAAATTGTCACTGCCGAAGGAGATTTATGAGAATTGGTCACCAGAAGAAGGACTTCAACATTCCTTTTCTTTAGAGGGAATTCCTCATGCTGGTTTGGTGTCATCAATTGCGAACCTTCAGAACTACACAATTTTTTCTGATGCAG CTGGTCAAAGGGTTCTGAAGTTTCATAGGGAATCACAATGCATTTCCTGCTTCCAGTTCTCAAACTTGGGGGTCCTTGGGCTACCATATTGGTTGGTATGCCCTCTTGAGAGAGTTTGTAGTAG TGGATATTCGGGCAGGTCATGGAGTGAGCATCTTCATTCCTTCAATGTGCTTCCTG GTAGGTGTAATATACAGGTTTATGTAGATATCCCACTGGGTACTGAACTGGCAACACCAATGGAGGAGAGTTGTATCTGGCGCCAAGCAAGAGGATCTGCTGTTGAACTTTCTGGATCAGGAGATGGCATAAGCACTGAGAAG GTTGGTGTTGCACAACAGTGGTTTGATGAGTTGGATAACCTTGCCTTCTCAAAACCTGAGTTGGAAGCAGACATCCAAGATGAAGAAGTACCTCCAGGTAGAGGCTTCCAAGATAAGGACAAAGTGCATTTTGATTGTGCTGTCAGCATCAGTCCTGGGACTGGTGAG GTGGTTGTTTCTGCTGTTCTCTATTTGAAGGTAAAAAAAACACAAGATAATGGGGAAGAACAGAAGAATATAGCAGAGAGGATTCTGGACTACCAGAAGCATGAAGATAGAATATCAGAGAATGCTTGCACTGAGTTGCTTTTCAAAACTTGTAGGGACATGCAATATATGATATTCATGAAACCTTTGCATCTCAGAATAAGGCTCGAGTGTGGTGATCATCCAGCTGCTGAAACGAATAAAGAGACAATCACCACTGATTCCATGATAAATATCAatatatctttagactaa